From the Pseudomonas baltica genome, one window contains:
- a CDS encoding helix-turn-helix domain-containing protein: MAKQQLLAQSECPVARALEAIGDRWVLMIIRDAFDDVRRFSEFQKRLGLARNILTIKLKMLVELGVFSTQPASDGSAYKEYVLTEMGRAVFPIVVSMRQWGERYLFKTGESYSVLLDNELSKPVETIAVCSTTGKVLHPADCHRRVVKRKG, encoded by the coding sequence ATGGCCAAACAGCAATTACTGGCCCAGAGCGAATGCCCGGTCGCCCGCGCGCTCGAAGCAATCGGCGATCGTTGGGTGTTAATGATCATCCGCGACGCATTCGACGATGTACGCCGCTTCAGTGAATTTCAGAAACGTCTTGGTCTCGCCAGGAACATCCTCACGATCAAGCTCAAAATGCTCGTCGAGTTGGGCGTATTCAGTACCCAGCCCGCATCCGACGGCAGTGCCTACAAAGAATATGTTCTGACGGAAATGGGGCGCGCGGTGTTTCCCATCGTCGTCAGCATGCGTCAGTGGGGGGAGCGCTACTTGTTCAAAACAGGGGAGAGCTATTCGGTGCTGCTCGACAATGAATTGTCGAAGCCGGTAGAAACCATCGCGGTATGTTCCACGACGGGCAAGGTGCTGCACCCGGCCGATTGTCATCGGCGGGTCGTCAAGCGTAAGGGTTGA